From a single Mangifera indica cultivar Alphonso chromosome 19, CATAS_Mindica_2.1, whole genome shotgun sequence genomic region:
- the LOC123203186 gene encoding serine/threonine-protein kinase STY8-like isoform X2 — protein sequence MDLTEGVGESSSPTRSFGNFSNYDVRNDVFNRLIECGNEEAVCNPEFRELLDAHFNRLPASYGLDVNMDRVEDVLLHQNLLALAKDPDKRPVYHIRFMENICASPVGAEDQQYINIISSSRPSLDADIERVVPSHKRIKDSAIDFEPCSKLENLDLDVRENTYAMEERFLTDDFSSRQETLNVHEVIFSTVDKPKLLSQLSALLSDIGLNIREAHVFSTTDGYSLDVFVVDGWPVEDTDSLYLAMEKAIARSEGSWSGSSNSCPPMEKALAGQTISGDWEIDRRILKIGERIAFGSCGDLYRGVYLGQDVAVKILLSEHLHDALKDEFAQEVAILRQVQHRNIVRFIGACTKSPHLCVVTGMDYLHQKNIIHRDLKTANLLMDSQKVVKVADFGVARFQSQGGVMTAETGTYRWMAPEVINHQQYDQKADIFSFAIVLWELVTAKVPYANMSPLQAALGVRQGLRPDPPENSHPKLVDLMQRCWEEIPNKRPSFSEITLELEALVNEVQIYEIVGNLALSIHFQVDDKVPRMLKWRIVVQLMWDDVPTILDSSLVITPVLRLTQIKWEIEWYIHVLEFTGEEAPTALDSDEEAITFDDDKDAH from the exons ATGGATTTGACTGAAGGTGTTGGAGAGAGCTCGTCTCCGACGCGTAGCTTCGGGAATTTCAGTAACTACGATGTGCGAAACGACGTGTTTAATCGGTTGATAGAGTGTGGAAACGAAGAGGCTGTGTGTAATCCGGAATTTCGTGAACTGTTGGATGCACACTTCAATCGATTGCCTGCAAG TTATGGACTTGATGTCAACATGGATAGAGTGGAAGACGTTTTGTTACATCAAAATCTTCTTGCACTCGCTAAGGACCCAGACAAGCGGCCTGTTTATCATATCCGATTCATGGAG AACATTTGCGCTAGCCCAGTTGGTGCTGAGGATCAACAGTATATAAACATTATTTCTAGTTCAAGGCCATCTCTTGATGCAGATATTGAAAGAGTTGTGCCATCTCATAAGAG AATCAAGGATTCTGCAATTGATTTTGAGCCTTGCTCTAAGCTTGAGAACCTTGATTTGGATGTGAGAGAGAATACCTATGCAATGGAGGAAAGATTTCTTACAGATGATTTCTCAAGCAG GCAAGAAACTTTGAACGTTCATGAAGTAATATTTTCTACAGTAGACAAACCAAAACTTCTTAGTCAG CTTTCTGCGTTGCTTTCTGACATTGGATTAAATATTCGAGAAGCACATGTGTTCTCTACAACTGATGGCTACTCCTTGGATGTATTTGTCGTGGATGGATGGCCTGTTGAG GATACAGATAGTTTGTATTTGGCTATGGAAAAAGCAATTGCTAGGAGTGAG GGTTCATGGTCTGGTTCTTCAAATTCCTGTCCACCTATGGAGAAGGCATTGGCAGGACAAACAATATCTGGAGATTGGGAAATAGATCGAAGAATATTAAAGATAGGAGAAAGAATTGCATTTGGATCTTGTGGAGACTT ATACCGTGGAGTTTACCTTGGTCAAGATGTTGCTGTTAAAATTCTTCTATCCGAGCATTTACATGATGCTTTGAAAGATGAATTTGCTCAAGAAGTGGCTATTCTACG GCAGGTCCAACACAGAAATATTGTTCGTTTTATTGGTGCATGCACGAAGTCCCCTCATTTATGCGTAGTAACTG GAATGGACTATTTGCATCAGAAAAACATAATTCATAGGGACCTCAAAACAGCAAACTTGCTTATGGATAGCCAGAAA GTCGTTAAGGTAGCAGATTTTGGTGTTGCTCGGTTTCAAAGTCAAGGGGGAGTAATGACAGCAGAGACTGGAACATATAGATGGATGGCTCCAGAG GTTATAAACCATCAGCAGTATGATCAGAAAGCAGACATATTCAGTTTTGCTATAGTACTGTGGGAGCTAGTGACAGCCAAG GTTCCATATGCTAACATGTCTCCGCTTCAGGCTGCACTGGGAGTGAGACAG GGACTACGACCTGATCCTCCCGAGAATTCACACCCAAAACTTGTAGACTTGATGCAGAGATGCTGGGAGGAGATTCCTAACAAGCGACCTTCCTTCTCTGAGATAACACTTGAACTTGAAGCTCTTGTTAATGAAGTTCAG ATTTATGAGATAGTGGGAAACCTAGCACTTTCTATCCATTTCCAAGTAGACGATAAGGTCCCCCGTATGCTTAAGTGGAGGATTGTTGTCCAGCTAATGTGGGATGATGTACCAACAATTTTGGATTCTTCCTTG GTTATTACACCTGTATTGCGCCTAACACAAATCAAGTGGGAGATCGAGTGGTACATACATGTATTAGAGTTCACGGGAGAAGAGGCACCAACTGCCTTAGATAGTGATGAGGAGGCAATTACATTTGACGATGACAAGGATGCTCATTAA
- the LOC123203186 gene encoding serine/threonine-protein kinase STY8-like isoform X1, with translation MDLTEGVGESSSPTRSFGNFSNYDVRNDVFNRLIECGNEEAVCNPEFRELLDAHFNRLPASYGLDVNMDRVEDVLLHQNLLALAKDPDKRPVYHIRFMENICASPVGAEDQQYINIISSSRPSLDADIERVVPSHKRIKDSAIDFEPCSKLENLDLDVRENTYAMEERFLTDDFSSRQETLNVHEVIFSTVDKPKLLSQLSALLSDIGLNIREAHVFSTTDGYSLDVFVVDGWPVEDTDSLYLAMEKAIARSEGSWSGSSNSCPPMEKALAGQTISGDWEIDRRILKIGERIAFGSCGDLYRGVYLGQDVAVKILLSEHLHDALKDEFAQEVAILRQVQHRNIVRFIGACTKSPHLCVVTEYMPGGSLYDYLHKNYNVLKLSQLLRFAIDVCKGMDYLHQKNIIHRDLKTANLLMDSQKVVKVADFGVARFQSQGGVMTAETGTYRWMAPEVINHQQYDQKADIFSFAIVLWELVTAKVPYANMSPLQAALGVRQGLRPDPPENSHPKLVDLMQRCWEEIPNKRPSFSEITLELEALVNEVQIYEIVGNLALSIHFQVDDKVPRMLKWRIVVQLMWDDVPTILDSSLVITPVLRLTQIKWEIEWYIHVLEFTGEEAPTALDSDEEAITFDDDKDAH, from the exons ATGGATTTGACTGAAGGTGTTGGAGAGAGCTCGTCTCCGACGCGTAGCTTCGGGAATTTCAGTAACTACGATGTGCGAAACGACGTGTTTAATCGGTTGATAGAGTGTGGAAACGAAGAGGCTGTGTGTAATCCGGAATTTCGTGAACTGTTGGATGCACACTTCAATCGATTGCCTGCAAG TTATGGACTTGATGTCAACATGGATAGAGTGGAAGACGTTTTGTTACATCAAAATCTTCTTGCACTCGCTAAGGACCCAGACAAGCGGCCTGTTTATCATATCCGATTCATGGAG AACATTTGCGCTAGCCCAGTTGGTGCTGAGGATCAACAGTATATAAACATTATTTCTAGTTCAAGGCCATCTCTTGATGCAGATATTGAAAGAGTTGTGCCATCTCATAAGAG AATCAAGGATTCTGCAATTGATTTTGAGCCTTGCTCTAAGCTTGAGAACCTTGATTTGGATGTGAGAGAGAATACCTATGCAATGGAGGAAAGATTTCTTACAGATGATTTCTCAAGCAG GCAAGAAACTTTGAACGTTCATGAAGTAATATTTTCTACAGTAGACAAACCAAAACTTCTTAGTCAG CTTTCTGCGTTGCTTTCTGACATTGGATTAAATATTCGAGAAGCACATGTGTTCTCTACAACTGATGGCTACTCCTTGGATGTATTTGTCGTGGATGGATGGCCTGTTGAG GATACAGATAGTTTGTATTTGGCTATGGAAAAAGCAATTGCTAGGAGTGAG GGTTCATGGTCTGGTTCTTCAAATTCCTGTCCACCTATGGAGAAGGCATTGGCAGGACAAACAATATCTGGAGATTGGGAAATAGATCGAAGAATATTAAAGATAGGAGAAAGAATTGCATTTGGATCTTGTGGAGACTT ATACCGTGGAGTTTACCTTGGTCAAGATGTTGCTGTTAAAATTCTTCTATCCGAGCATTTACATGATGCTTTGAAAGATGAATTTGCTCAAGAAGTGGCTATTCTACG GCAGGTCCAACACAGAAATATTGTTCGTTTTATTGGTGCATGCACGAAGTCCCCTCATTTATGCGTAGTAACTG AATATATGCCTGGAGGAAGTCTGTATGATTACTTGCATAAAAACTATAATGTATTGAAGCTCTCTCAATTACTGAGGTTTGCAATTGATGTTTGCAAAGGAATGGACTATTTGCATCAGAAAAACATAATTCATAGGGACCTCAAAACAGCAAACTTGCTTATGGATAGCCAGAAA GTCGTTAAGGTAGCAGATTTTGGTGTTGCTCGGTTTCAAAGTCAAGGGGGAGTAATGACAGCAGAGACTGGAACATATAGATGGATGGCTCCAGAG GTTATAAACCATCAGCAGTATGATCAGAAAGCAGACATATTCAGTTTTGCTATAGTACTGTGGGAGCTAGTGACAGCCAAG GTTCCATATGCTAACATGTCTCCGCTTCAGGCTGCACTGGGAGTGAGACAG GGACTACGACCTGATCCTCCCGAGAATTCACACCCAAAACTTGTAGACTTGATGCAGAGATGCTGGGAGGAGATTCCTAACAAGCGACCTTCCTTCTCTGAGATAACACTTGAACTTGAAGCTCTTGTTAATGAAGTTCAG ATTTATGAGATAGTGGGAAACCTAGCACTTTCTATCCATTTCCAAGTAGACGATAAGGTCCCCCGTATGCTTAAGTGGAGGATTGTTGTCCAGCTAATGTGGGATGATGTACCAACAATTTTGGATTCTTCCTTG GTTATTACACCTGTATTGCGCCTAACACAAATCAAGTGGGAGATCGAGTGGTACATACATGTATTAGAGTTCACGGGAGAAGAGGCACCAACTGCCTTAGATAGTGATGAGGAGGCAATTACATTTGACGATGACAAGGATGCTCATTAA
- the LOC123203186 gene encoding serine/threonine-protein kinase STY8-like isoform X3, with product MDLTEGVGESSSPTRSFGNFSNYDVRNDVFNRLIECGNEEAVCNPEFRELLDAHFNRLPASYGLDVNMDRVEDVLLHQNLLALAKDPDKRPVYHIRFMENICASPVGAEDQQYINIISSSRPSLDADIERVVPSHKRIKDSAIDFEPCSKLENLDLDVRENTYAMEERFLTDDFSSRQETLNVHEVIFSTVDKPKLLSQLSALLSDIGLNIREAHVFSTTDGYSLDVFVVDGWPVEDTDSLYLAMEKAIARSEGSWSGSSNSCPPMEKALAGQTISGDWEIDRRILKIGERIAFGSCGDLYRGVYLGQDVAVKILLSEHLHDALKDEFAQEVAILRQVQHRNIVRFIGACTKSPHLCVVTEYMPGGSLYDYLHKNYNVLKLSQLLRFAIDVCKGMDYLHQKNIIHRDLKTANLLMDSQKVVKVADFGVARFQSQGGVMTAETGTYRWMAPEVINHQQYDQKADIFSFAIVLWELVTAKVPYANMSPLQAALGVRQGLRPDPPENSHPKLVDLMQRCWEEIPNKRPSFSEITLELEALVNEVQIVSFFDTTFGNIKLCRSSSASCYHHHILKMIIIILNLI from the exons ATGGATTTGACTGAAGGTGTTGGAGAGAGCTCGTCTCCGACGCGTAGCTTCGGGAATTTCAGTAACTACGATGTGCGAAACGACGTGTTTAATCGGTTGATAGAGTGTGGAAACGAAGAGGCTGTGTGTAATCCGGAATTTCGTGAACTGTTGGATGCACACTTCAATCGATTGCCTGCAAG TTATGGACTTGATGTCAACATGGATAGAGTGGAAGACGTTTTGTTACATCAAAATCTTCTTGCACTCGCTAAGGACCCAGACAAGCGGCCTGTTTATCATATCCGATTCATGGAG AACATTTGCGCTAGCCCAGTTGGTGCTGAGGATCAACAGTATATAAACATTATTTCTAGTTCAAGGCCATCTCTTGATGCAGATATTGAAAGAGTTGTGCCATCTCATAAGAG AATCAAGGATTCTGCAATTGATTTTGAGCCTTGCTCTAAGCTTGAGAACCTTGATTTGGATGTGAGAGAGAATACCTATGCAATGGAGGAAAGATTTCTTACAGATGATTTCTCAAGCAG GCAAGAAACTTTGAACGTTCATGAAGTAATATTTTCTACAGTAGACAAACCAAAACTTCTTAGTCAG CTTTCTGCGTTGCTTTCTGACATTGGATTAAATATTCGAGAAGCACATGTGTTCTCTACAACTGATGGCTACTCCTTGGATGTATTTGTCGTGGATGGATGGCCTGTTGAG GATACAGATAGTTTGTATTTGGCTATGGAAAAAGCAATTGCTAGGAGTGAG GGTTCATGGTCTGGTTCTTCAAATTCCTGTCCACCTATGGAGAAGGCATTGGCAGGACAAACAATATCTGGAGATTGGGAAATAGATCGAAGAATATTAAAGATAGGAGAAAGAATTGCATTTGGATCTTGTGGAGACTT ATACCGTGGAGTTTACCTTGGTCAAGATGTTGCTGTTAAAATTCTTCTATCCGAGCATTTACATGATGCTTTGAAAGATGAATTTGCTCAAGAAGTGGCTATTCTACG GCAGGTCCAACACAGAAATATTGTTCGTTTTATTGGTGCATGCACGAAGTCCCCTCATTTATGCGTAGTAACTG AATATATGCCTGGAGGAAGTCTGTATGATTACTTGCATAAAAACTATAATGTATTGAAGCTCTCTCAATTACTGAGGTTTGCAATTGATGTTTGCAAAGGAATGGACTATTTGCATCAGAAAAACATAATTCATAGGGACCTCAAAACAGCAAACTTGCTTATGGATAGCCAGAAA GTCGTTAAGGTAGCAGATTTTGGTGTTGCTCGGTTTCAAAGTCAAGGGGGAGTAATGACAGCAGAGACTGGAACATATAGATGGATGGCTCCAGAG GTTATAAACCATCAGCAGTATGATCAGAAAGCAGACATATTCAGTTTTGCTATAGTACTGTGGGAGCTAGTGACAGCCAAG GTTCCATATGCTAACATGTCTCCGCTTCAGGCTGCACTGGGAGTGAGACAG GGACTACGACCTGATCCTCCCGAGAATTCACACCCAAAACTTGTAGACTTGATGCAGAGATGCTGGGAGGAGATTCCTAACAAGCGACCTTCCTTCTCTGAGATAACACTTGAACTTGAAGCTCTTGTTAATGAAGTTCAG ATTGTCTCTTTCTTCGATACAACTTTCGGTAACATAAAGTTGTGTCGATCTTCGTCTGCTTCTTGCTACCATCATCACATACTCAAGATGATTATCATCATCTTGAATCTCATATGA
- the LOC123203186 gene encoding serine/threonine-protein kinase STY46-like isoform X4, with product MDLTEGVGESSSPTRSFGNFSNYDVRNDVFNRLIECGNEEAVCNPEFRELLDAHFNRLPASYGLDVNMDRVEDVLLHQNLLALAKDPDKRPVYHIRFMENICASPVGAEDQQYINIISSSRPSLDADIERVVPSHKRIKDSAIDFEPCSKLENLDLDVRENTYAMEERFLTDDFSSRQETLNVHEVIFSTVDKPKLLSQLSALLSDIGLNIREAHVFSTTDGYSLDVFVVDGWPVEDTDSLYLAMEKAIARSEGSWSGSSNSCPPMEKALAGQTISGDWEIDRRILKIGERIAFGSCGDLYRGVYLGQDVAVKILLSEHLHDALKDEFAQEVAILRQVQHRNIVRFIGACTKSPHLCVVTEYMPGGSLYDYLHKNYNVLKLSQLLRFAIDVCKGMDYLHQKNIIHRDLKTANLLMDSQKVVKVADFGVARFQSQGGVMTAETGTYRWMAPEVINHQQYDQKADIFSFAIVLWELVTAKVPYANMSPLQAALGVRQGLRPDPPENSHPKLVDLMQRCWEEIPNKRPSFSEITLELEALVNEVQTISALSSFDFTQTLNAAFISTQTQPTMHSSPI from the exons ATGGATTTGACTGAAGGTGTTGGAGAGAGCTCGTCTCCGACGCGTAGCTTCGGGAATTTCAGTAACTACGATGTGCGAAACGACGTGTTTAATCGGTTGATAGAGTGTGGAAACGAAGAGGCTGTGTGTAATCCGGAATTTCGTGAACTGTTGGATGCACACTTCAATCGATTGCCTGCAAG TTATGGACTTGATGTCAACATGGATAGAGTGGAAGACGTTTTGTTACATCAAAATCTTCTTGCACTCGCTAAGGACCCAGACAAGCGGCCTGTTTATCATATCCGATTCATGGAG AACATTTGCGCTAGCCCAGTTGGTGCTGAGGATCAACAGTATATAAACATTATTTCTAGTTCAAGGCCATCTCTTGATGCAGATATTGAAAGAGTTGTGCCATCTCATAAGAG AATCAAGGATTCTGCAATTGATTTTGAGCCTTGCTCTAAGCTTGAGAACCTTGATTTGGATGTGAGAGAGAATACCTATGCAATGGAGGAAAGATTTCTTACAGATGATTTCTCAAGCAG GCAAGAAACTTTGAACGTTCATGAAGTAATATTTTCTACAGTAGACAAACCAAAACTTCTTAGTCAG CTTTCTGCGTTGCTTTCTGACATTGGATTAAATATTCGAGAAGCACATGTGTTCTCTACAACTGATGGCTACTCCTTGGATGTATTTGTCGTGGATGGATGGCCTGTTGAG GATACAGATAGTTTGTATTTGGCTATGGAAAAAGCAATTGCTAGGAGTGAG GGTTCATGGTCTGGTTCTTCAAATTCCTGTCCACCTATGGAGAAGGCATTGGCAGGACAAACAATATCTGGAGATTGGGAAATAGATCGAAGAATATTAAAGATAGGAGAAAGAATTGCATTTGGATCTTGTGGAGACTT ATACCGTGGAGTTTACCTTGGTCAAGATGTTGCTGTTAAAATTCTTCTATCCGAGCATTTACATGATGCTTTGAAAGATGAATTTGCTCAAGAAGTGGCTATTCTACG GCAGGTCCAACACAGAAATATTGTTCGTTTTATTGGTGCATGCACGAAGTCCCCTCATTTATGCGTAGTAACTG AATATATGCCTGGAGGAAGTCTGTATGATTACTTGCATAAAAACTATAATGTATTGAAGCTCTCTCAATTACTGAGGTTTGCAATTGATGTTTGCAAAGGAATGGACTATTTGCATCAGAAAAACATAATTCATAGGGACCTCAAAACAGCAAACTTGCTTATGGATAGCCAGAAA GTCGTTAAGGTAGCAGATTTTGGTGTTGCTCGGTTTCAAAGTCAAGGGGGAGTAATGACAGCAGAGACTGGAACATATAGATGGATGGCTCCAGAG GTTATAAACCATCAGCAGTATGATCAGAAAGCAGACATATTCAGTTTTGCTATAGTACTGTGGGAGCTAGTGACAGCCAAG GTTCCATATGCTAACATGTCTCCGCTTCAGGCTGCACTGGGAGTGAGACAG GGACTACGACCTGATCCTCCCGAGAATTCACACCCAAAACTTGTAGACTTGATGCAGAGATGCTGGGAGGAGATTCCTAACAAGCGACCTTCCTTCTCTGAGATAACACTTGAACTTGAAGCTCTTGTTAATGAAGTTCAG ACAATCTCTGCTCTTTCATCATTTGATTTCACCCAAACACTCAATGCGGCATTCATCTCCACCCAAACACAGCCGACAATGCATTCATCTCCAATCTAA
- the LOC123203186 gene encoding serine/threonine-protein kinase STY46-like isoform X6, protein MDLTEGVGESSSPTRSFGNFSNYDVRNDVFNRLIECGNEEAVCNPEFRELLDAHFNRLPASYGLDVNMDRVEDVLLHQNLLALAKDPDKRPVYHIRFMENICASPVGAEDQQYINIISSSRPSLDADIERVVPSHKRIKDSAIDFEPCSKLENLDLDVRENTYAMEERFLTDDFSSRQETLNVHEVIFSTVDKPKLLSQLSALLSDIGLNIREAHVFSTTDGYSLDVFVVDGWPVEDTDSLYLAMEKAIARSEGSWSGSSNSCPPMEKALAGQTISGDWEIDRRILKIGERIAFGSCGDLYRGVYLGQDVAVKILLSEHLHDALKDEFAQEVAILRQVQHRNIVRFIGACTKSPHLCVVTEYMPGGSLYDYLHKNYNVLKLSQLLRFAIDVCKGMDYLHQKNIIHRDLKTANLLMDSQKVVKVADFGVARFQSQGGVMTAETGTYRWMAPEVINHQQYDQKADIFSFAIVLWELVTAKVPYANMSPLQAALGVRQGLRPDPPENSHPKLVDLMQRCWEEIPNKRPSFSEITLELEALVNEVQRTR, encoded by the exons ATGGATTTGACTGAAGGTGTTGGAGAGAGCTCGTCTCCGACGCGTAGCTTCGGGAATTTCAGTAACTACGATGTGCGAAACGACGTGTTTAATCGGTTGATAGAGTGTGGAAACGAAGAGGCTGTGTGTAATCCGGAATTTCGTGAACTGTTGGATGCACACTTCAATCGATTGCCTGCAAG TTATGGACTTGATGTCAACATGGATAGAGTGGAAGACGTTTTGTTACATCAAAATCTTCTTGCACTCGCTAAGGACCCAGACAAGCGGCCTGTTTATCATATCCGATTCATGGAG AACATTTGCGCTAGCCCAGTTGGTGCTGAGGATCAACAGTATATAAACATTATTTCTAGTTCAAGGCCATCTCTTGATGCAGATATTGAAAGAGTTGTGCCATCTCATAAGAG AATCAAGGATTCTGCAATTGATTTTGAGCCTTGCTCTAAGCTTGAGAACCTTGATTTGGATGTGAGAGAGAATACCTATGCAATGGAGGAAAGATTTCTTACAGATGATTTCTCAAGCAG GCAAGAAACTTTGAACGTTCATGAAGTAATATTTTCTACAGTAGACAAACCAAAACTTCTTAGTCAG CTTTCTGCGTTGCTTTCTGACATTGGATTAAATATTCGAGAAGCACATGTGTTCTCTACAACTGATGGCTACTCCTTGGATGTATTTGTCGTGGATGGATGGCCTGTTGAG GATACAGATAGTTTGTATTTGGCTATGGAAAAAGCAATTGCTAGGAGTGAG GGTTCATGGTCTGGTTCTTCAAATTCCTGTCCACCTATGGAGAAGGCATTGGCAGGACAAACAATATCTGGAGATTGGGAAATAGATCGAAGAATATTAAAGATAGGAGAAAGAATTGCATTTGGATCTTGTGGAGACTT ATACCGTGGAGTTTACCTTGGTCAAGATGTTGCTGTTAAAATTCTTCTATCCGAGCATTTACATGATGCTTTGAAAGATGAATTTGCTCAAGAAGTGGCTATTCTACG GCAGGTCCAACACAGAAATATTGTTCGTTTTATTGGTGCATGCACGAAGTCCCCTCATTTATGCGTAGTAACTG AATATATGCCTGGAGGAAGTCTGTATGATTACTTGCATAAAAACTATAATGTATTGAAGCTCTCTCAATTACTGAGGTTTGCAATTGATGTTTGCAAAGGAATGGACTATTTGCATCAGAAAAACATAATTCATAGGGACCTCAAAACAGCAAACTTGCTTATGGATAGCCAGAAA GTCGTTAAGGTAGCAGATTTTGGTGTTGCTCGGTTTCAAAGTCAAGGGGGAGTAATGACAGCAGAGACTGGAACATATAGATGGATGGCTCCAGAG GTTATAAACCATCAGCAGTATGATCAGAAAGCAGACATATTCAGTTTTGCTATAGTACTGTGGGAGCTAGTGACAGCCAAG GTTCCATATGCTAACATGTCTCCGCTTCAGGCTGCACTGGGAGTGAGACAG GGACTACGACCTGATCCTCCCGAGAATTCACACCCAAAACTTGTAGACTTGATGCAGAGATGCTGGGAGGAGATTCCTAACAAGCGACCTTCCTTCTCTGAGATAACACTTGAACTTGAAGCTCTTGTTAATGAAGTTCAG CGTACAAGGTGA
- the LOC123203186 gene encoding serine/threonine-protein kinase STY46-like isoform X5 has translation MHTSIDCLQVMDLMSTWIEWKTFCYIKIFLHSLRTQTSGLFIISDSWRIKDSAIDFEPCSKLENLDLDVRENTYAMEERFLTDDFSSRQETLNVHEVIFSTVDKPKLLSQLSALLSDIGLNIREAHVFSTTDGYSLDVFVVDGWPVEDTDSLYLAMEKAIARSEGSWSGSSNSCPPMEKALAGQTISGDWEIDRRILKIGERIAFGSCGDLYRGVYLGQDVAVKILLSEHLHDALKDEFAQEVAILRQVQHRNIVRFIGACTKSPHLCVVTEYMPGGSLYDYLHKNYNVLKLSQLLRFAIDVCKGMDYLHQKNIIHRDLKTANLLMDSQKVVKVADFGVARFQSQGGVMTAETGTYRWMAPEVINHQQYDQKADIFSFAIVLWELVTAKVPYANMSPLQAALGVRQGLRPDPPENSHPKLVDLMQRCWEEIPNKRPSFSEITLELEALVNEVQIYEIVGNLALSIHFQVDDKVPRMLKWRIVVQLMWDDVPTILDSSLVITPVLRLTQIKWEIEWYIHVLEFTGEEAPTALDSDEEAITFDDDKDAH, from the exons ATGCACACTTCAATCGATTGCCTGCAAG TTATGGACTTGATGTCAACATGGATAGAGTGGAAGACGTTTTGTTACATCAAAATCTTCTTGCACTCGCTAAGGACCCAGACAAGCGGCCTGTTTATCATATCCGATTCATGGAG AATCAAGGATTCTGCAATTGATTTTGAGCCTTGCTCTAAGCTTGAGAACCTTGATTTGGATGTGAGAGAGAATACCTATGCAATGGAGGAAAGATTTCTTACAGATGATTTCTCAAGCAG GCAAGAAACTTTGAACGTTCATGAAGTAATATTTTCTACAGTAGACAAACCAAAACTTCTTAGTCAG CTTTCTGCGTTGCTTTCTGACATTGGATTAAATATTCGAGAAGCACATGTGTTCTCTACAACTGATGGCTACTCCTTGGATGTATTTGTCGTGGATGGATGGCCTGTTGAG GATACAGATAGTTTGTATTTGGCTATGGAAAAAGCAATTGCTAGGAGTGAG GGTTCATGGTCTGGTTCTTCAAATTCCTGTCCACCTATGGAGAAGGCATTGGCAGGACAAACAATATCTGGAGATTGGGAAATAGATCGAAGAATATTAAAGATAGGAGAAAGAATTGCATTTGGATCTTGTGGAGACTT ATACCGTGGAGTTTACCTTGGTCAAGATGTTGCTGTTAAAATTCTTCTATCCGAGCATTTACATGATGCTTTGAAAGATGAATTTGCTCAAGAAGTGGCTATTCTACG GCAGGTCCAACACAGAAATATTGTTCGTTTTATTGGTGCATGCACGAAGTCCCCTCATTTATGCGTAGTAACTG AATATATGCCTGGAGGAAGTCTGTATGATTACTTGCATAAAAACTATAATGTATTGAAGCTCTCTCAATTACTGAGGTTTGCAATTGATGTTTGCAAAGGAATGGACTATTTGCATCAGAAAAACATAATTCATAGGGACCTCAAAACAGCAAACTTGCTTATGGATAGCCAGAAA GTCGTTAAGGTAGCAGATTTTGGTGTTGCTCGGTTTCAAAGTCAAGGGGGAGTAATGACAGCAGAGACTGGAACATATAGATGGATGGCTCCAGAG GTTATAAACCATCAGCAGTATGATCAGAAAGCAGACATATTCAGTTTTGCTATAGTACTGTGGGAGCTAGTGACAGCCAAG GTTCCATATGCTAACATGTCTCCGCTTCAGGCTGCACTGGGAGTGAGACAG GGACTACGACCTGATCCTCCCGAGAATTCACACCCAAAACTTGTAGACTTGATGCAGAGATGCTGGGAGGAGATTCCTAACAAGCGACCTTCCTTCTCTGAGATAACACTTGAACTTGAAGCTCTTGTTAATGAAGTTCAG ATTTATGAGATAGTGGGAAACCTAGCACTTTCTATCCATTTCCAAGTAGACGATAAGGTCCCCCGTATGCTTAAGTGGAGGATTGTTGTCCAGCTAATGTGGGATGATGTACCAACAATTTTGGATTCTTCCTTG GTTATTACACCTGTATTGCGCCTAACACAAATCAAGTGGGAGATCGAGTGGTACATACATGTATTAGAGTTCACGGGAGAAGAGGCACCAACTGCCTTAGATAGTGATGAGGAGGCAATTACATTTGACGATGACAAGGATGCTCATTAA